A stretch of Lysobacter sp. K5869 DNA encodes these proteins:
- a CDS encoding HEAT repeat domain-containing protein, with product MTDLTLETTRFREWAGGGLSPREGQWECDYSHWPAWHRAVLSWVEGGDPRAWSDAEVGHVLYAIARDNDARYLVREIRKRRPSALRFLARASLAHGEADARWQLAVELGHLADDEEAQALLLALATDQDEYVRRRAIRALAGLRVRAAEELAWAAWHRADEYQEWARMSVLECLQELESPRFEALLGDALQDHRPFLRQFAERLQTMR from the coding sequence ATGACCGACCTGACTCTGGAAACCACCCGCTTCCGCGAATGGGCCGGCGGCGGGCTGAGCCCGCGCGAGGGCCAGTGGGAGTGCGATTACAGCCATTGGCCGGCGTGGCACCGCGCGGTGCTGAGCTGGGTGGAGGGCGGCGACCCGCGCGCGTGGTCGGACGCCGAAGTCGGGCATGTGCTGTACGCCATCGCCCGCGACAACGACGCGCGATACCTCGTCCGAGAAATCCGCAAGCGCCGCCCGAGCGCGCTGCGTTTCCTTGCGCGCGCCTCGCTCGCGCACGGCGAGGCCGATGCGCGCTGGCAGTTGGCGGTGGAACTCGGGCATCTGGCCGACGACGAGGAAGCGCAGGCGCTGCTGCTGGCGCTGGCGACCGATCAAGACGAATACGTCCGCCGCCGCGCGATCCGCGCGCTGGCCGGCCTGCGCGTGCGCGCGGCCGAGGAACTGGCGTGGGCGGCGTGGCATCGCGCGGACGAGTATCAGGAGTGGGCGCGGATGTCGGTGTTGGAGTGTTTGCAGGAATTGGAGTCGCCGCGGTTCGAGGCGTTGCTGGGGGATGCCTTGCAGGACCATCGGCCGTTTTTGCGGCAGTTCGCCGAGCGCTTGCAGACTATGCGGTGA
- the rodA gene encoding rod shape-determining protein RodA, which yields MRVILRYLWDLGQRFTRTLDLMMLAALLALMVIGLAVLYSAGEHSTRMVFAQGSRFAVGLAAMWGLSRMSMPQLRNWTPVIYAVSMIPLLAVLAIGTGKHGRHWIDLKVFYFQPAELLKLSLPMMVAWYLNRQQLPPKFLTVLVAGVLIGAPTVLILLQPDFGTAMLVGISGAFALYLAGLSWWWFVAAFGAVSAIAPVAWFWLLRPYQKDRILTFLNPESDPLGTGWNIIQSKIAIGAGGMTGKGWLQGSQSHLNYLPEHTTDFIFAVLSEEFGWVGVVTVLALYLFVVGRCLWIAAGARDGYSRLIAGALGLAFFVYVIVNGGMISGLLPVVGVPMPLLSYGGTSAVSLLAGLGVVMAVRAHKPVHGGR from the coding sequence GTGAGAGTGATCCTGCGCTACCTGTGGGACCTGGGCCAGCGATTCACCCGCACCCTCGACCTGATGATGCTGGCCGCGCTGCTCGCGCTGATGGTCATCGGCCTGGCCGTGCTCTACAGCGCCGGCGAACACTCCACCCGCATGGTCTTCGCCCAGGGCTCGCGCTTCGCCGTCGGCCTCGCCGCGATGTGGGGCCTGTCGCGCATGTCGATGCCGCAACTGCGCAACTGGACGCCGGTGATCTACGCCGTCTCGATGATCCCGCTGCTGGCGGTGCTGGCGATCGGCACCGGCAAGCACGGCCGCCACTGGATCGACCTGAAAGTCTTCTACTTCCAGCCGGCCGAGCTGCTGAAACTGAGCCTGCCGATGATGGTGGCGTGGTACCTCAACCGCCAACAGCTACCGCCCAAATTCCTCACCGTGCTGGTCGCCGGCGTGCTGATCGGCGCGCCCACCGTGCTGATCCTGCTGCAACCCGACTTCGGCACCGCGATGCTGGTCGGCATCAGCGGCGCGTTCGCGCTGTATCTGGCCGGCCTATCGTGGTGGTGGTTCGTCGCCGCCTTCGGCGCCGTCTCCGCGATCGCCCCGGTCGCCTGGTTCTGGCTGCTGCGCCCGTACCAGAAAGACCGCATCCTGACCTTCCTCAACCCCGAGAGCGACCCGCTCGGCACCGGCTGGAACATCATCCAGTCCAAGATCGCCATCGGCGCCGGCGGCATGACCGGCAAAGGCTGGCTGCAAGGCTCGCAATCGCACCTCAACTACCTGCCCGAACACACCACCGACTTCATCTTCGCCGTGCTTAGCGAGGAATTCGGCTGGGTCGGCGTCGTCACCGTCCTCGCCCTGTACCTGTTCGTCGTCGGCCGCTGCCTGTGGATCGCCGCCGGCGCCCGCGACGGCTACTCGCGCCTGATCGCCGGCGCGCTGGGGCTGGCGTTCTTCGTCTACGTGATCGTCAACGGCGGCATGATTTCCGGCCTGCTGCCGGTGGTGGGCGTGCCGATGCCGTTGCTGAGCTACGGCGGCACGTCGGCGGTTTCGTTGCTGGCGGGGTTGGGCGTGGTGATGGCCGTACGCGCGCACAAACCGGTGCACGGCGGCCGCTGA
- a CDS encoding carbohydrate kinase family protein, with product MSALICGSLAYDTIMVFPDQFKNHILPDKVHILNVSFLVPRMRREFGGCAGNIAYNLKLLGGDPIPMATVGQDFGPYRAHLESYGIRLDCVRVFEEQFTPQCFITTDLDNNQITAFHPGAMSNSHSNHVRDVAGVTFGIVAPDGREGMLQNSKEFSELGIPFIFDPGQAMPLFNGEELRAFIEQADYVVVNDYESNLLQTRTGWDEKQIVSRVKAYITTLGPRGAIIHTPDETYTIPPAYERRVTDPTGCGDAFRAGLIFGIEKGYDWLTIGRMGNLMGALKVEHPGTQNQRFDYEEFAEQFRQQFGYAL from the coding sequence ATGTCTGCGCTGATCTGCGGCTCGCTGGCCTACGACACCATCATGGTGTTTCCGGACCAGTTCAAGAACCACATCCTGCCGGACAAGGTCCACATCTTGAACGTCTCGTTCCTGGTGCCGCGCATGCGCCGCGAGTTCGGCGGCTGCGCCGGCAACATCGCCTACAACCTCAAGCTGCTCGGCGGCGATCCGATTCCGATGGCCACCGTCGGTCAGGATTTCGGCCCGTACCGCGCGCACCTGGAGTCCTACGGCATCCGCCTGGACTGCGTGCGCGTGTTCGAGGAGCAGTTCACCCCGCAGTGCTTCATCACCACCGACCTGGACAACAACCAGATCACCGCGTTCCATCCCGGCGCGATGTCGAACTCGCACAGCAACCACGTGCGCGACGTCGCCGGCGTCACCTTCGGCATCGTCGCGCCGGACGGCCGCGAGGGCATGCTGCAGAACTCGAAGGAATTCAGCGAGCTCGGCATTCCCTTCATCTTCGATCCGGGCCAGGCGATGCCGCTGTTCAACGGCGAAGAGCTGCGCGCCTTCATCGAGCAGGCCGATTACGTGGTGGTCAACGATTACGAGTCGAACCTGCTGCAGACCCGCACCGGCTGGGACGAGAAGCAGATCGTGTCGCGGGTGAAGGCCTACATCACCACGCTCGGCCCGCGCGGCGCGATCATCCACACGCCGGACGAGACCTACACCATCCCGCCGGCGTACGAGCGCCGCGTGACCGACCCGACCGGCTGCGGCGACGCGTTCCGCGCCGGTCTGATCTTCGGCATCGAGAAGGGCTACGACTGGCTGACCATCGGCCGCATGGGCAACCTGATGGGCGCGCTGAAGGTCGAGCATCCGGGCACGCAGAACCAGCGCTTCGATTACGAAGAGTTCGCCGAGCAGTTCCGTCAGCAGTTCGGTTACGCGCTGTAA
- a CDS encoding VOC family protein: MHHSRLCALLIDCNTSDIDRAARFWADALGRAVDPDHPGTRGNYRMLETPPDEPIVQIQKVDHESRVHIDIETDDIPAEVARLEALGATMVDRLERWVVMQAPTGQRFCVVRVQRPGFPKNATAWD, from the coding sequence ATGCACCACTCGCGTCTTTGCGCCCTTCTCATCGACTGCAACACCTCCGACATCGACCGTGCCGCCCGGTTCTGGGCCGACGCGCTGGGCCGTGCGGTGGATCCCGATCATCCGGGAACCCGCGGCAACTACCGCATGCTGGAAACGCCGCCGGATGAGCCGATCGTGCAGATTCAGAAGGTCGACCACGAGAGTCGGGTTCATATCGATATCGAGACCGACGATATTCCTGCGGAGGTGGCGCGTCTTGAGGCGCTGGGCGCAACGATGGTCGACCGCCTGGAACGCTGGGTGGTGATGCAGGCGCCCACGGGGCAGAGGTTCTGCGTGGTGCGGGTGCAACGGCCTGGGTTCCCGAAGAACGCGACGGCCTGGGATTAA
- the mreD gene encoding rod shape-determining protein MreD, giving the protein MTRARHHWVLPVSLVAALALSLLPLPQLIAPLRPYWLGLVLAYWVIEDPDRVGLGFAFIVGLCGDLVSDGLLGEQALRLVVMAFILQRFRARLRFFPLSQQALAIGGLMLNDRIVTSVLHMVLREPSLPSAYWFGPLVGMALWPLIFLLLDALRLGTWRRR; this is encoded by the coding sequence ATGACCCGCGCCCGCCACCACTGGGTGCTGCCGGTCAGCCTCGTCGCCGCGCTCGCGCTGAGCCTGCTGCCGCTGCCGCAACTGATCGCGCCGCTGCGCCCGTACTGGCTCGGCCTGGTGCTCGCCTACTGGGTGATCGAAGACCCCGACCGCGTCGGCCTGGGCTTCGCCTTCATCGTCGGCCTGTGCGGCGACCTCGTCTCCGACGGCCTGCTCGGCGAACAAGCGCTGCGGCTGGTGGTGATGGCCTTCATCCTGCAGCGCTTCCGCGCCCGCTTGCGCTTCTTCCCGCTGTCGCAGCAAGCGCTGGCCATCGGCGGGTTGATGCTCAACGACCGCATCGTCACCTCCGTCCTGCACATGGTGCTGCGCGAACCCTCGCTGCCGAGCGCTTACTGGTTCGGCCCGCTGGTCGGCATGGCGCTGTGGCCGCTGATCTTCCTGCTGCTCGACGCGCTGCGCCTGGGCACGTGGCGGAGGCGCTGA
- a CDS encoding GH25 family lysozyme, translating into MNAKLARPRWRRILWRTLAIAAAVLAISIAARWWFLHWQPDRARYPLRGIDVSHHQGIVDWKTVARDDVAFAYLKASEGGDHRDRRYTDNEREARAAGVPVGAYHFFTFCRGGAEQAANFLAAAPASADALPPAVDLEFGGNCGRRPDAAAMRAELDAFLAPVEAAYAKPALLYVTPEFFDAYREALPARPLWRRSILHAPDSRAAWAVWQYHNRARVEGIEGPVDLNVFEGDAAAFARWRTSVR; encoded by the coding sequence ATGAACGCGAAACTCGCCCGCCCGCGCTGGCGCCGCATCCTGTGGCGCACCCTCGCCATCGCCGCCGCGGTGCTGGCGATCAGCATCGCCGCGCGCTGGTGGTTCCTGCATTGGCAGCCCGATCGCGCGCGCTATCCGCTGCGCGGGATCGACGTGTCGCACCATCAAGGCATCGTCGATTGGAAGACCGTGGCGCGCGACGATGTCGCTTTCGCCTATCTGAAAGCCAGCGAAGGCGGCGACCACCGCGACCGCCGCTACACCGACAACGAACGCGAAGCGCGCGCCGCGGGCGTACCGGTCGGCGCCTACCACTTCTTCACCTTCTGCCGCGGCGGCGCCGAGCAAGCGGCGAACTTCCTCGCCGCCGCGCCCGCGAGCGCCGACGCGCTGCCGCCGGCGGTGGATCTGGAGTTCGGCGGCAACTGCGGACGCCGGCCGGACGCGGCGGCGATGCGCGCCGAGCTCGACGCGTTCCTCGCGCCGGTGGAGGCCGCGTATGCCAAGCCGGCGCTGTTGTACGTGACGCCGGAATTCTTCGACGCGTACCGCGAGGCCTTGCCGGCGCGGCCGTTGTGGCGGCGTTCGATCCTGCATGCGCCGGATTCGCGCGCGGCTTGGGCGGTGTGGCAGTACCACAATCGCGCGCGGGTCGAAGGCATCGAGGGGCCGGTGGATCTCAATGTGTTCGAGGGCGATGCGGCCGCGTTCGCGCGTTGGCGCACGTCGGTGCGTTAG
- a CDS encoding dienelactone hydrolase family protein, producing MRRATLRLPLLLTALLAACAAHADGVGLGTIETREPVTGTKVPAAVFYPSTEAGSEVSTEVGPYPIQAQRDAAPAAGRFPLIVLSHGHLGSMYGHHDLAAELARHGYIVVAPQHTGDSYDDASGAGTDRALLGRAWQASAAIDALLADKRIGAHIDAKRIGAAGFSAGGYTTLLLLGATPDFALFPKYCEQHPGMPELCDQPLPEKMQTIAHPPPTVDKRVRAGFAMAPFSILFDADSFRAMKNPVFLYIAQKDQVLAPADNGLRIRGLVPNLAGFAEVPGAGHYVFLPPCSAGFAKEVPVICTDAPGVDRAAAHREINAAAVKFFDAQFKGGGHTKPKR from the coding sequence ATGCGCCGCGCCACGCTCCGCCTGCCGTTGCTGCTGACCGCCCTGCTCGCCGCCTGCGCCGCTCACGCCGACGGCGTCGGCCTGGGCACGATCGAAACCCGCGAGCCGGTCACCGGCACGAAGGTGCCCGCGGCGGTGTTCTATCCCAGCACCGAGGCCGGCAGCGAGGTGTCCACCGAAGTCGGTCCGTACCCGATCCAGGCCCAGCGCGACGCCGCGCCCGCGGCCGGCCGGTTCCCGCTGATCGTGCTCTCGCACGGCCACCTGGGCAGTATGTACGGCCACCACGATCTCGCCGCGGAACTGGCGCGCCACGGCTACATCGTCGTCGCGCCGCAGCACACCGGCGACAGCTACGACGACGCCAGCGGCGCCGGCACCGATCGCGCCCTGCTCGGCCGCGCGTGGCAGGCCAGCGCGGCGATCGACGCGTTGCTCGCCGACAAGCGCATCGGCGCGCACATCGACGCCAAGCGCATCGGCGCGGCGGGGTTCTCGGCGGGCGGCTACACCACGTTGTTGCTGCTGGGCGCGACGCCCGATTTCGCGCTGTTTCCGAAGTATTGCGAACAGCATCCGGGCATGCCGGAACTGTGCGACCAGCCGTTGCCCGAGAAGATGCAGACGATTGCCCATCCGCCGCCGACCGTCGATAAGCGCGTGCGCGCCGGGTTCGCGATGGCGCCTTTCAGCATCTTGTTCGACGCCGACAGCTTCCGCGCGATGAAGAACCCCGTGTTCCTCTACATCGCGCAGAAGGATCAGGTGTTGGCGCCGGCCGACAACGGGCTGCGCATCCGCGGTTTAGTGCCGAATCTCGCGGGCTTCGCCGAAGTGCCGGGCGCGGGGCATTACGTGTTCCTGCCGCCGTGCAGCGCGGGGTTCGCGAAAGAAGTGCCCGTCATTTGCACCGATGCGCCGGGGGTGGATCGGGCGGCGGCGCATCGCGAGATCAATGCGGCGGCGGTGAAGTTTTTCGATGCGCAGTTCAAAGGCGGCGGGCACACGAAACCCAAGCGGTAA
- a CDS encoding TIGR02391 family protein has translation MAARKPPSQQPTAANLSSEQMRSAIPKLERRIRDLEEFNPNSLTQRGDPRLDSIENKLKDTVAEVFGHGTLEYNRFQPRSLDTAGYNMIYETPLRDVIQSVQESREREILNLKTIIELFHEKLEDGGESSVSKARRAFGDLDLHPEISRACSKLFSDGHYAEAVENSCKVLDMLVKMRSMRMDPSGTELMQLVFSPKSPILKFNEQQNDSERSEQQGMMFLFSGAMLAIRNPRAHGLVQDNPENAVAYISFISMLAKSLDRTSP, from the coding sequence ATGGCTGCTAGAAAACCCCCCTCACAACAACCAACTGCGGCAAATCTCTCCTCAGAGCAGATGCGCTCAGCTATTCCAAAGCTAGAGCGCCGGATAAGAGACTTGGAGGAATTCAATCCCAACTCTCTCACGCAGAGGGGTGATCCACGCTTAGACTCGATCGAGAACAAGCTCAAAGACACAGTAGCTGAGGTGTTCGGTCATGGCACGCTGGAATACAACAGATTTCAACCCAGATCACTCGATACTGCTGGCTACAACATGATATACGAAACCCCGCTTCGCGACGTAATTCAGAGCGTCCAGGAAAGCAGGGAGCGAGAAATACTAAATCTTAAAACCATCATTGAGCTGTTTCACGAAAAACTCGAGGATGGCGGAGAGTCATCCGTTTCCAAAGCTCGTCGAGCATTCGGAGACCTGGATCTGCACCCTGAAATCTCTCGTGCCTGCTCAAAGCTATTTTCGGACGGACACTACGCAGAAGCGGTTGAGAATTCGTGCAAAGTTCTAGACATGCTCGTCAAGATGAGAAGCATGCGCATGGATCCTAGTGGCACGGAGCTCATGCAATTAGTCTTTAGCCCAAAATCACCAATTCTCAAGTTCAACGAGCAGCAGAATGATAGTGAGCGGAGTGAACAGCAAGGAATGATGTTTCTGTTCTCCGGCGCCATGCTCGCGATTAGAAACCCTCGAGCACATGGACTTGTTCAAGACAACCCAGAGAATGCAGTCGCCTACATTTCTTTTATCAGCATGCTCGCAAAGTCGCTTGATCGAACTAGCCCGTGA
- a CDS encoding rod shape-determining protein — MFKKFRGMFSNDLSIDLGTANTLIYVRGQGIVLNEPSVVAVRQDRMIGGNRTVAAVGGEAKQMLGRTPGHITTIRPMKDGVIADFTYTEEMLKHFIRKVHKSRFLRPSPRVLVCVPCGSTQVERRAIKESAEEAGAREVYLIEEPMAAAIGAGMPVTEARGSMVVDVGGGTTEVAVIALNGIVYSASVRIGGDRFDESIINYVRRTYGTLIGEATAERIKLEIGCAYPQERASTVEISGRNLAEGVPKMVTINSNEVLEALREPLSGIVSAIKLALEQTPPELCADVAERGIVLTGGGALLRDLDRLISEETGLHVQVADDPLTCVARGGGRALELVDMHGNEFFAPE; from the coding sequence ATGTTCAAGAAGTTTCGCGGCATGTTCTCCAACGACCTGTCCATCGACCTGGGCACGGCGAATACCCTCATTTATGTCCGCGGCCAGGGCATCGTGCTGAACGAGCCGTCCGTGGTCGCGGTGCGCCAGGACCGCATGATCGGCGGCAACCGCACCGTCGCGGCGGTGGGCGGCGAGGCCAAGCAGATGCTCGGCCGCACCCCGGGCCACATCACCACGATCCGGCCGATGAAGGACGGCGTCATCGCCGACTTCACCTACACCGAGGAAATGCTCAAGCATTTCATCCGCAAGGTGCACAAGTCGCGCTTCCTGCGTCCGAGCCCGCGCGTGCTGGTGTGCGTGCCCTGCGGCTCGACCCAGGTCGAGCGCCGCGCGATCAAGGAATCGGCCGAAGAGGCCGGCGCGCGCGAGGTCTACCTGATCGAAGAACCGATGGCCGCGGCGATCGGCGCCGGCATGCCGGTGACCGAGGCGCGCGGCTCGATGGTCGTCGACGTCGGCGGCGGCACCACCGAAGTCGCGGTGATCGCGCTCAACGGCATCGTCTACTCGGCCTCGGTCCGCATCGGCGGCGACCGCTTCGACGAATCCATCATCAACTACGTGCGCCGCACCTACGGCACCCTGATCGGCGAAGCCACCGCCGAGCGCATCAAGCTCGAAATCGGCTGCGCCTACCCGCAGGAACGCGCCAGCACCGTGGAAATCTCCGGCCGCAACCTCGCCGAGGGCGTGCCGAAGATGGTCACCATCAATTCCAACGAAGTGCTGGAAGCCCTGCGCGAGCCGCTGTCGGGCATCGTCTCGGCGATCAAGCTGGCGCTGGAGCAGACCCCGCCGGAACTGTGCGCCGACGTCGCCGAGCGCGGCATCGTCCTCACCGGCGGCGGCGCGCTGCTGCGCGACCTGGACCGCCTGATCAGCGAGGAAACCGGCCTGCACGTGCAGGTGGCCGACGATCCGCTGACCTGCGTCGCCCGCGGCGGCGGCCGCGCGTTGGAACTGGTGGACATGCACGGCAACGAGTTCTTCGCGCCGGAGTGA
- a CDS encoding abortive infection family protein has protein sequence MKISQLTRRDIIDAMIAEQVNLYGRLEETEFLSRLFDLQSLPSFDPRFKDAAGDIWQHRVNNYDWNDDWVFYDTRLNILNGDDEIFLRFLAEVLHPVVRSDSTEAERICQMFNQYLRNDGFQLVERTRLSGKPVYIGRYVGISATPGINAARESLAGTDPSYVSQQITRIEAAIINDPSLAIGTAKELVETCCKTILSDRNVVFSRTADIPELVKLTAKELELTPDDIPDKAKAAETIKRLLSNLASITQGVAELRNHYGTGHGKVASTKGLKPRHAKLAAGAASTLAVFLTETHNDRPNKP, from the coding sequence ATGAAGATATCGCAGCTCACTCGCCGCGACATTATCGATGCCATGATAGCTGAACAGGTCAATCTGTACGGCCGCCTAGAAGAGACGGAGTTCCTTTCTCGCCTCTTTGATCTGCAGAGCCTCCCTTCGTTTGATCCACGCTTCAAGGATGCCGCTGGTGATATCTGGCAGCATCGCGTCAACAACTACGATTGGAACGATGACTGGGTCTTCTACGACACCCGACTAAACATTCTTAATGGCGATGATGAGATTTTTCTCAGATTTCTCGCCGAGGTGCTGCATCCGGTTGTCCGCTCTGACTCGACAGAAGCAGAGCGCATCTGCCAAATGTTTAATCAGTACCTTCGAAATGATGGGTTCCAACTAGTTGAGCGCACTCGTCTCTCTGGAAAGCCTGTCTATATCGGCCGATATGTTGGAATCAGTGCCACGCCGGGCATCAATGCCGCCCGCGAGAGCCTTGCAGGCACGGACCCATCTTATGTCTCACAGCAAATTACACGCATTGAAGCTGCAATAATCAATGATCCGTCACTTGCTATTGGGACGGCCAAAGAGCTTGTCGAAACCTGCTGCAAGACGATTCTGTCTGATCGCAACGTGGTGTTCTCAAGGACCGCCGACATTCCAGAGCTAGTAAAACTAACTGCCAAGGAATTGGAGCTGACGCCCGATGACATCCCAGACAAAGCAAAAGCTGCGGAGACCATCAAGAGATTACTGAGTAACTTAGCCTCAATTACCCAAGGCGTTGCAGAGCTAAGGAATCACTATGGCACCGGACATGGCAAGGTCGCGAGCACAAAGGGGCTTAAACCTCGTCACGCAAAACTTGCGGCCGGAGCGGCCTCAACTCTGGCCGTCTTTCTTACTGAGACACACAATGACCGCCCCAACAAGCCTTAG
- the mreC gene encoding rod shape-determining protein MreC, with the protein MPPYAGPPTAARSGEVADTLRLMAYLALALALILFDHSGGWLSQARKQAATLVAPLWAVAGWPGRLVERVSDDAGTLSQLTDENRRLRNEALLNQARMARLQSVAADNQRLRGLLEVAERGNLDVVLAPILDIDLDPSRQRLILDVGSRERARVGQSVIDAGGLLGQITGITPMHASVLLITDPSHAVPVNVARNGVRLVVYGEGRSDHLTLRSVPLSSDVRVGDVLVTSGLGGRFPPGFPVGTITALKPDDSRAFLLGEVKPAAQLDRGREVLVLLSLPPPPVDINNFDTQPAMPETASASSPAAQAAAEQAAAQRLSELKQRKPKGHSATAPEELKSEIEPAPAADNAANATTAANPPARAAAAPAARSPAPRTQPSAPAAPARAQPEPQR; encoded by the coding sequence ATGCCCCCTTACGCCGGCCCACCCACCGCAGCCCGTAGCGGCGAAGTCGCCGATACGTTGCGCCTGATGGCCTATCTGGCGCTGGCCCTGGCGTTGATCCTGTTCGATCACAGCGGCGGCTGGCTCAGCCAAGCGCGCAAGCAGGCCGCGACCCTGGTCGCGCCGTTGTGGGCCGTGGCCGGCTGGCCGGGCCGGCTGGTCGAACGCGTCAGCGACGACGCCGGCACCCTGAGCCAGCTCACCGACGAAAACCGCCGCCTGCGCAACGAAGCGCTGCTCAATCAGGCGCGCATGGCGCGGCTGCAATCGGTGGCCGCCGACAACCAGCGTCTGCGCGGCCTGCTGGAAGTCGCCGAGCGCGGCAACCTCGACGTGGTGCTGGCGCCGATCCTCGACATCGACCTGGACCCTTCGCGCCAACGCCTGATCCTGGATGTCGGCAGCCGCGAACGCGCGCGCGTCGGCCAGAGCGTGATCGACGCCGGCGGCCTGCTCGGCCAGATCACCGGCATCACCCCGATGCACGCCAGCGTGCTGCTGATCACCGACCCCTCGCACGCGGTGCCGGTCAACGTCGCCCGCAACGGCGTGCGGCTGGTGGTGTACGGCGAAGGCCGCAGCGACCACCTCACCCTGCGCAGCGTGCCGCTGTCCAGCGACGTGCGCGTCGGCGACGTGCTGGTCACCTCGGGCCTCGGCGGGCGCTTCCCGCCGGGCTTCCCGGTCGGCACCATCACCGCGCTCAAGCCCGACGACAGCCGCGCCTTCCTGCTCGGCGAAGTGAAGCCGGCGGCCCAGCTCGACCGCGGCCGCGAAGTGCTGGTGCTGCTGTCGCTGCCGCCGCCGCCGGTGGACATCAACAACTTCGACACCCAGCCGGCGATGCCGGAAACCGCGTCGGCGTCCTCGCCCGCGGCCCAGGCCGCGGCCGAACAGGCCGCCGCGCAGCGCCTGAGCGAGCTCAAGCAGCGCAAGCCCAAGGGCCACAGCGCGACCGCGCCGGAAGAATTGAAGTCCGAAATCGAACCCGCGCCGGCCGCCGACAATGCCGCGAACGCGACGACGGCCGCGAACCCGCCCGCCCGCGCCGCCGCCGCGCCCGCCGCGCGCTCGCCCGCGCCGCGCACGCAACCGTCCGCCCCCGCCGCGCCCGCGCGCGCCCAACCGGAGCCGCAGCGATGA